The Polyangium aurulentum genomic interval CGAGCGCGAGCAGGTTCACCCGCACCTTCGGCGCGAGCTCCACGGCGAGCGCACGCAGCCCCGTCTGCAGCGCGCCCTTCGCCGTCAGGTACGCGACGTGGTTCGGATAAGGCCGCGTCACGCCGGCGTCGATCAGCGCCACCACGGACGCCTCGCGCCGCTCGAGCTCCTCGGCCAGCGCGTTCACGAGCAGGAGCGGCGCGATCGCGTGCACGAGCAGCGTCTGCTCGAGGTCCTCGCGCGTGAGCTCGTCGAACGGCGTGCGCGGGAAGGGCCCGCAGGCGAGCACCACGCCATCGAGCCTGCCCGTCGCGAGCACCTCGCGCGCGATGTGCTCGGGCGCCCCGCGCTCACGCAGGTCCGCGCACACGGTCGTGGGCCGCTCGCCGGAAGCGCCCAGCTCGTCGGCGAGCGCCTCGAGCCTCGGCCCGCTGCGCGCCGTGAGGGCCACGTGATCGCCGCGCTGCACGAGCGCCTTGGCGATCGCCGCGCCGAGCCGTCCGGTCGCGCCGACCACGAGCAAGCGCCGCGGATCCTTCGATGATGCGTTCATCCCTGCTCCTCTTCGCGCCCCCCCTTGACCTCGACCGCCCGTGCCCCTCCGCCCTCCTCCGAGACCGCCGTCGCGAGCGCCAGCTCGCACGACAGGACGCCCTTGGTGCCCGCGATCCGCCCGGCGAGCGCCGACAGATCCGCCGCCTGCCCGCGCAGGATCAGCGCGTCGAGGCAGCGGCCGGCGTCGAGGCGCACGTGCTGGCTGGCGACCACCAGATCGCGCGCGCCCGGCTCGGGCTCGCAGTGGCGCATCACGGCGGCGCGCACGTCGGGCGTGTAGACGACGGTCAACGTCGCCGCCACGGCCGCGCCCCGGTCCCACGCCGCGCGCGTCAGGTCGGCGCGGACGAGGTCACGGATCGCCTCCGATCGGTTCTCGTAACCGAGCGCCGCGATCCGCCGGTCGAACTCGGTGAGCAGCGCGCGGTCCATGGCCACGCCGAAGCGGACGAGGTCGCTCATCGCCCTGGGACGTTACCCGAAAACCGCGCCCGCCGTCCCGGATCACTGCTTGCGCCGGTCGAGGTGACGGCGCGCAGCCTCCTGGATCGCCGCCCCGACGTTCCTGCTCTTGGCGAGCTGGCGGACGTCCGATTCCCGCAACAGAGGGATGATCCGGATCGCCATCGTGGTCGGCGTCTTCGGGTTCTCCGCCAGGTTGCGCTTGATCTGGTAGCTCTTCAGCCACTCGGGCGTCGAGCCGATGATGCGCAGGACGTCCTCGCTCACGTTGCGGTTGCGGCTGATGAGGTTCACCTCGTCCTCCTTCAGCATCGGGCTGCGCGCGACGGCGGTGCAGACGAGGCGGCTGCGGTCTCTCACGAGGAGCAGGCGCTCCTCCTTCGTGCCGAGCACGGCGCGGCGCACCTTCTGGCTCACGGTCATGTCGGCGAGGCGCTTGTAGAGCGGCTTGTACTTCGCCTTGACGATCTCCTCGCCCTCGTCGGTCTCGACGTGCGTGTCCTCGGGCTCGGGCGCCTCGAGCTCGGCGGCGAGGGCGGCGGTCTCGGTGTAGAGCACGTCGTCGGGCGTGGGCTCGGGGGAGGGCTCGGCGATGAGCTCGCCCTCGAGCGCCGCCGCGGCCTCGCGATAGACCGGGATCCCTGGCAGATCGAGGCCGTTTCGACGGGCGAGGTCGACGATGCGATCGGCCGTCGACATGCGCGTCTGCTTGTTCATGTAGAGCAGCTCGACGAGCCGCGGGTGCTCGAGCAGGCGCGCCTCGTTCGTGGCGACGAGCTCGGTCACCGGCTCGTTCCCCGCGCGGGCGAGGTGCTCGACGGTCTCGATGGCGAGGCGCGGCAGGGCCACGATCTTCTCGATGACGTCGAGCCTCGCCGTATAGGCGCGGGCGAGCGCGTCGATGGCGGCGGGCTGGAGGTCGCCGGCGAGCGCGCCCGTGAGCAGGGGCTCGGGCAGGGCGGCGAGTGTCTTCTCCGCGGTCTCGCGGACGGCGGGGCGGTCGCTCGACTTGAGCTGCACGACGACGGCGACGAGGTCTGCGGGCTTGAGCCCGGGGGCGACCCCGCGGGCGGCGAGCTCCTGGAGCTTCTGGGGGGCGTTCGGATCGAGCAGCTTGAGCGCCGGGGCGGGGAGGGCGGCGACGTCGATCGGGGGGATCATCGGGGGACCTCGTGGATCTTTTGGGGCGGCGCGGCATTGCTGCCATGCGACCTCGGCACTATTCTCCCTGGCGCCGCGCGGTGTCGCGGCCAAAAGTTGGGGCAGGCGTCGCTCGCGCGCGAGCGCGGAGCAGGGAGCTCGACATGGGGATCATGGATTTCGTCAAGGGTGGCGTGCGGGAGATGATGATCGCCCGCCCGGACCGGGTGAAGCACCTCATCGTCTACAAGCACCCCGACCAGAACGTGCCCTTCTGGTCGCAGCTCACCGTCGACAGCGACGAGTGCGCCCTGTTCTTCAAGGACGGCCAGTACGTCGGCTACCTGCCGCCGGGGCGGCACACGCTGCAGACGCAGAACATTCCGTTCCTGAACAACCTGGTCAACAAGTTCACGGGCGGCGACGTCTTCATCGCCGAGATCTACTTCGTGAAGATGCAGCCGCTCCGGGGCATCCCGTTCGGCGGTCCGCTCGAGTCGATGGAGGATCCGATCCTCTACGAGTTCGTGACGCCGCGCATCTTCGGCGAGTTCTCGCTGGTGGTGACCGACCCGGTGCGCTTCGTGATCGGCTACCACGGCCAGGCCGCGGGGGCGCAGGACAACGACACGATCCTGAACTGGATCAAGGGCCTGTTCTTCATGAGCGTGAAGACGGTCATCGGCCAGATCTGCGCGCAGCAGGGCAAGAGCTTGCTCAACCTCGGCGGCATGAGCATGGAGATCGCCGGCCGCATCACGCAGAGCGCGCCGAACCTCGACGAGATCGGCGTGAAGGTGCTGCAGATCGGCAACTTCAACATCAACTTCTCGCCCGAGGATCAGCGGCTTTTGCGCGAGGCGAACAAGGCGCGCGGCGAGGCGCGGCGGGGCGTGGGCGTCGCGGCCGATCAGGCGCGGGCGAGGCAGTTCGAGCTCGATCAGAAGTTCGGGCAGGACGCGCGGTACGTGCAGCACCTCGCGGGCAACCCGGCCTGGAACAACTACGCGGCGGGCCAGGCGATGATGGGCGCGGGCGAGGGGATGGCGAAGGGCGGCGGGAACACGAACGTCGCCGCGCTCGGGGCGCAGGCCGCCATCGGCATGGGGATGGCGAACATGATGCACCCGCAGAACTTCGCCCAGCACCCGGGTGGTCAGCCGCCGCAGCAGCCGCCTCAGGCCGCCGGGGGCGCGCAGAGCGTCGAGGCGCGGCTGCAGAAGCTGGTCGACCTGAAGCAGAAGGGCCTCATCTCCGACGAGGACTTCCAGGCCCGCAAGGCCAAGATCCTCGAGGAGATCTGAGCGGGGGCGGCAAGCTGGAAAATTCGACGGAAAAGGGCAGCACGCGGGCGGCGCCGAGGGGGCGCGCCCGCGTCTGCCGGCGCCGTCTGAGCATCCGGCCGACAAAGGTCGGGTTTGTCCTCATGAAGCGCGGCTTTTTTGACCAGCCGAGAGGCTTGTTCCTCGGGTAGAATCGTCCGGTGGCGCGAACCATTCGTATCGGGAGCGATCCTCCTCCCCCTGCTGCTGCACGTGAGTCGAACGGCGCGCTGGTCGACCCCGCGCTGCTCGTCGCCGACAAGCACAAGCGGCCTCGCGCCCGCCGCTGTCCCGCGTGCGACAAGTGCTTCTCGGGCGAGGTGCGCTTCTGCCCCTTCGACGGCGACGCGCTGATCGACGCGCCCGACTGGAACCCCAACGCCGACCCGCTCATCGGCCAGGTCATCGACACGCGCTACGAGGTGGTCAGCGTGCTCGGCGAGGGCGGGACCGGCTCGGTGTACGAGGTCCGCCACACGACGCTCGGGCGCAGGTTCGCGCTCAAGGTCCTGCGCAAGGACATCGCCCGCGACGCGCAGATCGTCACGCGCTTCATCCAGGAGGCGAAGGCGGCGGCCGCGATCGGCCACCCGAACATCGTCGCCGTCAGCGACTTCGGCGAGGTGCAGCCCGACAAGAGCGCGCCGCTCAACGCGAAGGTCCCCTACTTCGTGATGGAGCTGCTCACGGGCGCCTCGCTCGCGAACGTCCTGCGCAGCGAGAAGAAGATCGCGCCCGACAGGGCCGCCTCCATCGGCATGCAGTGCGCGCTCGGCCTCGCCGCCGCGCATGAAGCGGGCGTCATCCACCGTGATCTCAAGCCCGACAACGTCTTCCTCGTTCGCAGCGGCGATCGCGAATTCGTAAAGCTGCTCGACTTCGGCCTCGCCAAGATCGCCGGCACGAGCCGCGTCACGCGCCAGGGCATCATCTTCGGCACCCCGCACTACATGAGCCCGGAGCAGGCCGCGGGGCTGCCCGTCGATCATCGCTCCGACATCTACGCGCTCGGCGTGATCCTCTACGAGTGCATCAC includes:
- a CDS encoding SDR family NAD(P)-dependent oxidoreductase — translated: MNASSKDPRRLLVVGATGRLGAAIAKALVQRGDHVALTARSGPRLEALADELGASGERPTTVCADLRERGAPEHIAREVLATGRLDGVVLACGPFPRTPFDELTREDLEQTLLVHAIAPLLLVNALAEELERREASVVALIDAGVTRPYPNHVAYLTAKGALQTGLRALAVELAPKVRVNLLALGVVADPEADEDPLRMHRLAARSPLGRFGTPAEVVHATLALLDATWATGEIWGVGR
- the nikR gene encoding nickel-responsive transcriptional regulator NikR, which encodes MSDLVRFGVAMDRALLTEFDRRIAALGYENRSEAIRDLVRADLTRAAWDRGAAVAATLTVVYTPDVRAAVMRHCEPEPGARDLVVASQHVRLDAGRCLDALILRGQAADLSALAGRIAGTKGVLSCELALATAVSEEGGGARAVEVKGGREEEQG
- a CDS encoding SPFH domain-containing protein — encoded protein: MDFVKGGVREMMIARPDRVKHLIVYKHPDQNVPFWSQLTVDSDECALFFKDGQYVGYLPPGRHTLQTQNIPFLNNLVNKFTGGDVFIAEIYFVKMQPLRGIPFGGPLESMEDPILYEFVTPRIFGEFSLVVTDPVRFVIGYHGQAAGAQDNDTILNWIKGLFFMSVKTVIGQICAQQGKSLLNLGGMSMEIAGRITQSAPNLDEIGVKVLQIGNFNINFSPEDQRLLREANKARGEARRGVGVAADQARARQFELDQKFGQDARYVQHLAGNPAWNNYAAGQAMMGAGEGMAKGGGNTNVAALGAQAAIGMGMANMMHPQNFAQHPGGQPPQQPPQAAGGAQSVEARLQKLVDLKQKGLISDEDFQARKAKILEEI
- a CDS encoding serine/threonine-protein kinase; translation: MARTIRIGSDPPPPAAARESNGALVDPALLVADKHKRPRARRCPACDKCFSGEVRFCPFDGDALIDAPDWNPNADPLIGQVIDTRYEVVSVLGEGGTGSVYEVRHTTLGRRFALKVLRKDIARDAQIVTRFIQEAKAAAAIGHPNIVAVSDFGEVQPDKSAPLNAKVPYFVMELLTGASLANVLRSEKKIAPDRAASIGMQCALGLAAAHEAGVIHRDLKPDNVFLVRSGDREFVKLLDFGLAKIAGTSRVTRQGIIFGTPHYMSPEQAAGLPVDHRSDIYALGVILYECITGRVPFEADSYKAVLDHHINTPPVPLEERAPEPSLVGPLGPVVMRCLSKNPADRYATMAELAAALEEALAQMPRSEEEAPPPPVRAERSAARPAAKLVPAAAKPAKAAPAPPAPEPQATSPLAIGVGAVLIVAIGVLGWRMLATDQTDAQQPPPPAATTPVTAAPAPSPTPPPVTPTVVAPQPPATPPAATATVPTTTAPRPTGVPPVAGTAPNNGTGAHTTTKSPGSGSGTSPTPTATATTKKKGGGGGDIVDPWGH